The following proteins are encoded in a genomic region of Oncorhynchus keta strain PuntledgeMale-10-30-2019 chromosome 35, Oket_V2, whole genome shotgun sequence:
- the LOC118368098 gene encoding sorting nexin-6 — protein MMQEGLDDGPDFLSEEDRGPRAVNVDLQTDATLQVDISDALSERDKVKFTVHTKSTLPNFKQNEFSVVRQHEEFIWLHDSFVENEEYAGYIIPPAPPRPDFDASREKLQKLGEGEGSMTKEEFTKMKQELEAEYLAIFKKTVAMHEVFLCRVAAHPVLRKDLNFHVFLEYNQDLSVRGKNKREKMEDFFKNVVKSADGVLVAGVKDVDDFFEHEKTFLLEYHNRVKDASAKSDRMIRSHKSAADDINRIASTLYTLGTQDSTDVCKFFLKVSELFEKTRKIEARVAADEDLKLADLLKYYLRESQAAKDLLYRRGRALVDYENANKALDRARAKNKDVLQAETSQQVCCQKFEKISESAKQELIDFKTRRVAAFRKNLVELAELELKHAKGNLQLLQSCLGVLKGDT, from the exons ATGATG CAAGAAGGGCTGGACGATGGTCCCGATTTCCTCtcggaggaggacagagga CCTAGGGCAGTCAATGTTGACCTCCAAACTGACGCAACACTCCAAGTGGACATTTCTGATGCATTAAGTGAGCGGGACAAGGTTAAGTTTACTGTCCATACTAAG AGCACTCTTCCTAACTTCAAGCAGAATGAGTTTTCAGTGGTGCGGCAGCATGAGGAGTTCATCTGGCTTCATGACTCCTTTGTGGAGAATGAGGAGTATGCAGGCTACATT ATTCCCCCAGCCCCACCAAGACCTGACTTTGATGCCTCCAGAGAGAAGTTACAGAAACTAGGGGAAGGTGAAGGTTCCATGACCAAGGAAGAGTTCACCAAAATGAAACAGGAACTTGAAGC CGAATACTTGGCTATCTTCAAGAAGACAGTGGCGATGCATGAAGTGTTTCTTTGCCGTGTGGCTGCGCATCCTGTCTTGAGGAAAGACTTGAACTTCCATGTGTTTTTAGAGTACAACCAAGAT CTAAGTGTACGAGGCAAAAACAAGAGGGAGAAGATGGAAGATTTCTTCAAGAATGTGGTGAAGTCTGCAGACGGTGTGTTAGTGGCAGGGGTGAAG GATGTAGATGATTTCTTTGAGCATGAGAAGACATTCCTTTTAGAGTACCATAATCGTGTCAAAGATGCCTCCGCCAAATCTGATAGAATGATCAGGTCTCACAAAA GTGCTGCAGATGATATCAATAGAATTGCCTCCACACTGTACACTTTAGGAACCCAGGACTCCACAGATGTGTGCAA ATTTTTCTTGAAAGTCTCTGAACTGTTTGAGAAAACAcgg AAAATAGAGGCTCGAGTGGCTGCGGATGAGGACCTGAAACTTGCAGACTTACTGAAATATTACCTCAGGGAGTCGCAAGCTGCTAAG GATCTGTTGTACAGACGAGGGAGGGCCCTGGTTGATTACGAGAACGCAAACAAAGCTCTGGACAGAGCCAGGGCAAAGAACAAAGATGTGCTTCAGGCAGAGACCAGCCAGCAAGTGTGCTGTCAGAAATTTGAGAAAATCTCAGAGTCTGCAAAGCAAG AGCTCATAGACTTCAAGACAAGACGAGTAGCAGCCTTCAGAAAGAACTTGGTGGAACTTGCTGAACTGGAACTCAAACATGCTAAG GGTAATTTACAATTATTGCAAAGCTGTCTCGGAGTCCTCAAAGGAGACACTTAG
- the LOC118368099 gene encoding E2F-associated phosphoprotein-like has product MNRHVEDDSYEIEEPSDEERGEDSSEDELEVLLNGTPNQKKKLIREYLTGESESSSGDEFEKEMEAELSTTIKTMECKWLPLTASAGETSGTNDNSSTPGLPELYDNVYFDSDSEEEETAPSSSLGKRCRKQRSIPTNDELLYDPDEDDRDQAWVDAKRKRYNEKRRLPSSQNRRGQSQGLPSSDAVLNCPACMTMLCLDCQRHDKYRTQYRAMFVRNCTVNKEEILRYKTLNENNLRNRKRKGRQPEPTTAIEATDSGVVVGGEIYHPVQCTECSTEVAVLDKDEVYHFFNILASHC; this is encoded by the exons ATGAACAGACACGTAGAGGATGATTCATATGAGATAGAGGAGCCAAGTGATGAAGAAAGAGGTGAAGACAG CTCTGAGGATGAGCTGGAAGTGCTCTTGAACGGGACCCCGAATCAGAAGAAGAAACTCATCCGAGAATACCTCACTGGGGAGAGTGAGTCCTCCAGTGGGGATGAGtttgagaaagagatggaggcagagctCAGCACCACCATTAAAACTATGGAGTGCAAATGGTTGCCCCTTACAGCATCAGCAG ggGAGACTTCGGGTACCAATGATAATTCTTCAACACCTGGGTTGCCAGAGCTTTATGACAATGTTTATTTTGACTCCGattcagaagaggaggaaacggCTCCAA GTAGTTCGTTGGGTAAGAGATGCAGAAAACAACGATCCATCCCCACCAACGATGAACTACTGTACGACCCTGATGAGGATGACCGGGATCAGGCATGGGTGGACGCCAAGAGGAAGAG GTACAATGAAAAGAGAAGATTGCCATCTTCACAGAACAGAAGAGGGCAGTCCCAGGGGCTTCCAAGCAGTGATGCTGTCCTTAACTGCCCAGCATGCATGACCATGCTGTGCCTCGACTGCCAAAG GCATGACAAATACAGGACCCAATACAGAGCCATGTTTGTCAGGAACtgcacagtaaacaaagaggagATTTTACGGTACAAAACACTCAACGAGAACAACCTGAGgaacagaaagaggaaagggcgTCAACCAGAGCCAACAACGGCAATTGAAGCCACCGATTCAGGAGTGGTGGTGGGCGGAGAGATCTACCATCCTGTCCAGTGCACAGAGTGCTCCACTGAGGTGGCAGTGCTCGATAAGGACGAGGTCTACCACTTTTTTAACATCCTCGCCAGCCACTGCTAA
- the sptssa gene encoding serine palmitoyltransferase small subunit A, with product MAFEDVWKKISWLYYQYILVTALYMLEPWERAIFNSILISVAGMAVYTGYVFMPQHIMAILQYFEMVQ from the exons ATGGCGTTTGAAGATGTCTGGAAGAAAATCTCCTGGTTGTATTACCAGTATATTCTCGTCACGGCTTTATACATGTTGGAACCTTGGGAGAGAGCAATCTTCA ACTCCATCCTGATATCTGTAGCAGGGATGGCTGTGTACACTGGCTACGTGTTCATGCCCCAGCACATCATGGCCATACTACAGTACTTTGAGATGGTTCAATGA